The following are encoded in a window of Chloroflexota bacterium genomic DNA:
- a CDS encoding VanW family protein, with translation MLTKTLRWIRWIVLAALLLVAFGVWSVAGYEVSHGDRVFAGVSALGVKLGGLTRTEALAALQPRLARPQTVFLYDGTARYALTPAEMGIRLDAGTVVDAAFAVGRGSDWQANAQDQLTAQLYGRAVSGSLLLDEGVAQVALKRLARQIERAPRDASVALAGTQVVATPAVTGRALDVDETIARIRQALEQPDEMRFEADLPVRDVAPVVRDAAPAAAQMRAILAAPLRLTYSEQAWNETGKSANGLLLTPFQQERAWTLDTALLAAMLSTKQVQGADGKASLAVVTDDAPLKAFLTDVARQIDRAPRDARFFFEEKTGKLLPLVASQDGATLDVAASLQAIKAQWATDNRAVSLVAKSVRPAIALADADKFNIHELVVSGTTSFKGSSAERMQNIGVATSRFQGIVVAPGQEFSFNEYLGDVVDALGYEPAYIIVGDRTDVGIGGGVCQVSTTAFRAAFFGGYKITQRWAHGYVVHYYEPPIGLDATVFAPSVDFRFVNDTPNYLLIQPVLDTREATLTFKFFGTANHRTVEMDGPNVTKVTPHGPDIYDKDPTLPVGVTKQIDFAVDGKTVVVKRTVKEGDKVLYKDTFNSNYRPWQARFLVGTKK, from the coding sequence TTGCTTACGAAAACTCTGCGCTGGATCCGCTGGATCGTGCTGGCCGCACTGCTGCTCGTCGCCTTCGGCGTGTGGAGCGTGGCGGGTTATGAGGTCTCGCACGGCGACCGGGTCTTCGCGGGCGTCAGCGCGTTGGGCGTCAAGCTCGGCGGCCTGACGCGCACGGAAGCACTGGCTGCCCTGCAGCCGCGCCTGGCCCGGCCGCAGACCGTGTTCCTCTACGACGGCACGGCGCGCTACGCGCTGACGCCCGCCGAGATGGGCATTCGCCTGGACGCCGGCACGGTTGTGGATGCGGCGTTCGCCGTCGGCCGCGGCAGCGATTGGCAGGCCAATGCGCAGGACCAGCTTACCGCGCAGTTGTACGGCCGCGCCGTGAGCGGGTCGCTGCTGCTGGACGAGGGTGTCGCGCAGGTGGCGCTCAAGCGGCTGGCGCGCCAGATCGAGCGCGCGCCGCGCGATGCGTCGGTGGCGCTGGCCGGCACGCAGGTTGTGGCGACGCCCGCCGTCACCGGCCGCGCGCTGGACGTCGACGAGACGATCGCGCGTATCCGGCAGGCGCTGGAGCAGCCCGACGAGATGCGCTTCGAAGCCGACCTGCCCGTCCGCGACGTGGCGCCGGTGGTGCGCGACGCCGCGCCGGCCGCCGCGCAGATGCGCGCGATCCTGGCCGCGCCGCTGCGCCTGACCTACAGCGAGCAGGCCTGGAACGAAACGGGCAAGAGCGCCAACGGCCTGCTGCTGACGCCATTCCAGCAGGAGCGGGCCTGGACGCTCGACACTGCACTGCTGGCCGCCATGCTCTCCACCAAGCAGGTGCAGGGCGCGGACGGCAAAGCCTCGCTCGCCGTGGTGACGGACGATGCGCCGCTGAAGGCGTTCCTGACCGATGTGGCGCGGCAGATTGACCGCGCACCGCGCGATGCACGCTTCTTCTTCGAGGAGAAGACCGGCAAGTTGCTGCCGCTCGTCGCCAGCCAGGACGGCGCAACGCTCGACGTCGCCGCCAGCCTGCAGGCGATCAAAGCGCAGTGGGCGACCGATAACCGCGCGGTATCGCTCGTCGCGAAATCTGTGCGGCCGGCCATCGCGCTGGCCGACGCCGACAAGTTCAATATTCACGAGCTGGTCGTCTCCGGCACCACGTCGTTCAAAGGCTCCAGCGCGGAGCGCATGCAGAACATCGGCGTCGCAACCAGCCGCTTCCAGGGCATCGTCGTCGCGCCGGGCCAGGAGTTCTCGTTCAACGAGTACCTTGGCGACGTGGTGGACGCGCTCGGTTACGAGCCGGCGTACATCATCGTCGGCGACCGCACCGATGTCGGCATTGGCGGCGGCGTCTGCCAGGTGTCAACCACCGCCTTCCGCGCCGCGTTCTTCGGCGGCTACAAGATCACGCAGCGCTGGGCGCACGGCTACGTGGTGCACTACTACGAGCCGCCGATCGGCCTCGACGCGACCGTCTTCGCGCCGAGCGTCGACTTCCGCTTCGTCAACGACACGCCCAACTACCTGCTGATCCAGCCTGTCCTCGACACGCGCGAAGCCACGCTGACGTTCAAGTTCTTCGGCACGGCCAACCACCGCACGGTCGAGATGGACGGGCCGAACGTCACGAAGGTCACGCCGCACGGACCCGACATCTACGACAAGGATCCGACCCTGCCGGTCGGCGTGACCAAGCAAATCGACTTCGCCGTCGACGGCAAGACGGTGGTCGTCAAGCGCACGGTGAAGGAAGGCGATAAGGTGCTCTACAAGGACACCTTCAATAGCAACTATCGCCCCTGGCAGGCGCGTTTCCTGGTCGGCACGAAGAAGTAA